The Lipingzhangella halophila genome segment CCGCCGAGGCCGAGGGGGTCCGGCTCACGGTGGCCTACGAGACCCGCGACTACGAGGTCACGCTGGCCCTGATCCAGTCCGGAGTGGGGATCGGGCTGATCCCGCGGACGATCCTGCGCGCCGCCCCCGCCACCGGCTGGATCGCCGTGCCCCTGTCTGGGGCCGAGACGGCGCGCGAGGTGTACGTGGTGCACCGGAAGCGGCCACGCGGCCCGGTGCCGGAGATGGTCGACCTGTTGCGGTGGTCGGCCCAGCGGGCACTGGGGTAGGCCATGGCCGGATCTCCCGCGCCATTGTCCCGCCGATGAGCGCGGGGAGTGGGCTACTCGGCGGTGCCCGGGGTTGGTTCGTCGTCCTCGTCGGGGGTGGCGGCGGCCAGCACGCGGCCCAGCAGGCGCACGGTGTCGGTCCGCACGGTGCGCCCGCCGTCGAAGCGAGGGCGGGCGGTGTAGGGGGCCTTGTGGCACATCGGCTCGAAACAGATCCGCCACCAGTCGCCGAACTCCTCGTGCAGAGGGAGCAGCTCGTCCGGCAACTCCGGCTCGGGCGGGGACGTGGGCATAGCCGCTTCGGCGGCATTCTCGATCGCCGGGGTCTGGGCGGGAACGGTAGGCTCGGACATCGTCACCAGCTTCCTTCAGCGTGTTGGTGGCCACGGCCCGGGACAGTCGCCACTGTCGCCGGGCTCTTGTTTGTTCGGGCCCTGGAATCCGAACTGTCCGCGTTTTCCACAATTCACCAGAACCCATGCCCCGACAATGCCGAACGCCGTAGCGTATTTCCATTGCTACAGCCATCCAGCGGAAACGCACGGAGGGCTGTGGTTCAAGGCAATACAGGTGCGGTAGGAGGCGGTAAAATGGCGGTATCGCGCAAGTCCGCGCGGCTCCGGTTCGGGTTCGAGGTGCGGCGTTACCGGAAGCGAGCAGGGATGACGCAGCAGCATGTCGCCAAGGCGCTGCACATCTCCCAATCGCATCTATCCGACGTCGAGGTCGGAAAGAAAGGGCTTGGGACCGAACAAATCCCCCGATTGGATAGTGTCCTTAACGCCGGTGGGCTGCTGGCGAAACGGTGGCAGGATCTGCACCGCGAGGACGGCTATGCCGAGTGGTTCCGTGACGTGGTGACCCTGGAGCAGGAGGCGACCGAGATTCGGTTGTACCAGTCCTCGGTGGTCCCGGGCCTGTTCCAGACCGCCGCCTATGCCCGGGAACTGATCCAGCTGGGCAACCCGGGCGCAACGTCGGTCGCTGTCACCGAACAGGTGGAGGCCCGCATCCGGCGCCAGGAGATCCTCGAAGCCGAGCAGGGAGCGGTAGTCATGGCGGTGATCGAGGAGCACGTACTGCGCCGTCCGGTCGGCGGCGTCGAGACCATGGCGGCCCAGCTCGACAAGCTGCTGGAAGTGGCCATCCCACCCCGGGTGACCGTCCAGGTGATTCCCCTGGACACCCCGGAGCACTACGGCATGGATGGCTCGTTTGCCCTATTCGTTGTCCCAGAAAAGGGACACCTCGCCTACACCGAGACTCACGTCTCCAGTGACCCCCGGGACGACAAGGCGGCCATCGACGGCTATATGACAATATTCGGGAACCTGCGCGGTGTCGCGCTCGCCCCCAGCGCTTCACGTTCCCTTATCGAGAGGATCAGGAGAGAGTTCGATGCTCAACCGTGAATGGATTACGTCCAGCTACTCCCAGGGCGGCATGGACAACTGTGTCCAGGCTCGTAGCGCTTCCCACTACGCGGTGGATGTCCGCGACTCCCAACACCCCGACCACGGGTATCTGTCGTTCGACGGTGCCGAGTGGCGCGCCTTCCTCGCCGACGCTCACCGGCTCTAAGGATCCCCGAACAGCGACCGCGCTCGCCCCCAGCGCTTCGCGTTCCCTTATCGAGAGGATCAGGAGAGAGTTCGATGCTCAACCGTGAATGGATTACGTCCAGCTACAGTTCCAGAGGCGCGGACAACTGTGTCCAGGCTCGTAGCGTTTCCCGCTACGCGGTGGATGTCCGCGACTCCCAGCACCCTGACCACGGCAACCTCACCTTCGAGTCCGCCGAGTGGCGGGCCTTCTTGGCCGGAGTCGAGGTGCTTTGACATAGGCTCGCGGGGCGTGTGCGGCCGGTGCCGCGCGGCGGGTAGACATGTGGCGTGGACGGCAGCGATCAGCGAGCAACCAGGAGGCACGGGTGGGGGACACCAGCGGCGACACTTCCGGCGGGACCTCGGCCGGTGGGGGCGATAAGCAGCGCGTCACGGTGGTCACCGAGACCGGCGAGGGCGGGTACGCGCAGCGCGTCACCGTCGGGCCGCACGAGCTGGCGGCCGACGAGCCGGCCTCCGACGGCGGGACCGACGCCGGGCCCAGCCCCTACGACCTGCTCCTCGCCTCGCTGGGGACGTGCACGTCGATGACGATCCGGATGTTCGCGCAGCGCAGGGAGTGGCCCCTGCGCGGGATCACGGTGCGGCTGCGCCACAGCCGCATCCACGCCGCGGACTGCGAGAACTGCGAGACCGAGTCCGGCCGGGTCGACTACATCCGGCGCGAGATCGAGCTCGACGGCGACCTCGACGCCGACCAGCGCGCCAAGCTCATGGAGATCGCCGACAAGTGCCCGGTGCACCGCACCTTGCGCTCCGAGGTCGCCATCGACACCCACCCCGTGGGCGCGCCGTAGCCGACTTCCGGCGCGCCTCGCCGGGTGTGTGCTCGCAAAGCTTCGCGCCGGCCGGCGCCCCTCCGCACCGGCCGGCGCGCTCCCTGTTGGGTCCGGGCCCTACCCTCGCTCGGCGGGCGCCGCGGTCTGCGCGGTGCTGATCCGGCGGCGGGGCCGGGGCAGGTACGGTCCGCTCAACCAGCCGTGTGTGGGTGCGGCCGCCGCGCCGCGTACGACCGCCTCCTTGTAGGCCGCCGCTGCCCGACCGGTGAGCACCCTGGTGCGGGGAGTGTCGTCGCTGCGCACGAACTGGATCAGGCCGTCGCGGCGCCCCAGGCTGACGCACCAGTTGAAAAACGCGAACCGCAGTGGGGCTGGCTCGTCGCCGCTGAGTCGGGCGGCGATGGCGTCGGCGGCCTTCCACGCCATGGGACCCCCGGTGGCGCACGCCATGCGCAGGGGCCGTCCTCCCGGTCCCGGCGCGTGGGCGGCGTCGCCGACCGCGTAGACCTCCGGGTGCGAGACCGAGCGCTGCGTGGTGTCCACTGTGATCCGCCCGGCGTCGTCGACCTCCAGGCCCGCCTTGCGGGCGAGATCGGAGACGGCGAAGCCGGCGGTCCACAGCACCGCGTCGGCGCCGAGCTGGCGCCCGTCGCCAAGGCGCATCCCGCCGGGCAGTACCTCGCTTACCGGGGCCCGATCGACCAGCTCGATGCCCAGCCGGTGCATCGTGCGGTGCAGGTAGGCCCGCCCACGCGGGGAGAACTCCTGTCCCAGCGGCCCGCGGGTCACCAGGCGAACCGACAGTTCCGGGCGGCTCTCGGCGAGCTCGGTTGCGGTCTCCAGGCCGGTCAGGCCGCCGCCGACCACGGTGACGTTGCCGCCCTCGGTGGTGAGCCGGCTCAGCGTGTGCGCGGCGAAACTCCTCGCCTGGTCCCATTCGGCGAGGGTGTGGGCGTGGGCCCGCGTGCCCGGCACCGTTGCGGTGCCGGTGGCGCTTCCCAGCCCGTAGACCAGGGTGTCGTAGTCCTGGGTGGCCGGCACGCCGTCCTCGGTGAGGCGGACGCGCCGCTGGTCCGCGTCGACGCCGGTGACTTCCGCTATGCGCACCCGGATTCCGGTGCCCCGCACGCTTTCGGTGATGCGGCGCGCGGGCAGCGGTTGGTCGGTGGCGGTCTGGTGCAGCCGCACCCGTTCGACGAACCTGTCGGTGGCGTTGACCAGTACGATCCGGACCTCCTCGCGCCGGGTCTGCCGGGCGAGGCGCTGCGCCGCCATGAGGCCGGCGTATCCGGCTCCGAGCACGGCAACGGTGTGGGACATGGTGGTTCCTCTCCGCCGGCACGCACCGTCCCGCTTTCCTCGGCGACGGTGCGACTGGAATGTCGCGACTTGAACCGGCGACAGCCGCCCGGCGTGACAGGCGATGGCCGTGTCCTAGGTCACACCGAGTGGAGCCGTGCGCAACTGAGTGGTGAGGAAGCCGAGCTTGTCGGGGTTGGCGATGGTGTGGATGGTGGCGACCTCGCCGGCGCGCAACTGGAACTGCTGGACCATCGCCGGTGTGCCGTCCACCAGGACCAACAGCGCCGGCAGGGCGTTGACCTCGATGGGAGTGAGGACCGCCAGAGGGCGGCCGGCCGGGCGGCGGCGCATCTCCATGGCGGTTCCGGGCGCGGCCACGGCCAGCTCGTAGAGCCGGGCGCCGTTGCGCAGGAAACCGTTCAGGTAACGCCCGACCAGGTCCCGGCCCTCGACGGGGCGCCTGGCCGCGGCGACCCTGCCACCGCCGTCGGCGTAGGCGACCACGTCGTCGGCGAGACGCTGTTCCAGCTCGGTGAGGTCGCCCCCGTTCGCCGCCGCCAGGAACAGCTCAACCACCTGCCGCCAGGCCTGCGGTGCGGGATCGTAGCGGGGGCGCTGCTCGGCCAGGCGCTGGCGGGCCCGCCGCAACAGCTGCCGTGAGGACGGCTCGTTGACGTCGAGGATCGCCGCGATCTCGCGGTGGTCGTGGTCGAACGCCTCATGCAGCACGAACACCGCGCGTTCGGAAGGGCTGAGCCGTTCCATCAGCGCCAGCAGCCCCAACGACACCGACTCGCGCTGCTCCGTGGTCTCCAGCGGGCCCAACCCGTGGTCGGCTCCGGGGCCGGTGGCCACCGGTTCGGGCAGCCACGGTCCGGGGTAGCGTTCCCGCTGCGCGCGGGCGGAGGTGAGCCGGTTGCGGCAGAGATTGGTTACCACGGTGGTCAGCCACGCGACGGGGGTGCCGATGTTCTCGCGGTCCGCCTCGTGCCAGCGCAGGTAGGTGTCCTGCACCGCGTCCTCGGCCTCGGTGGCCGAACCGAGCATCCGGTAGGCGAGCGCGAACAGCCGGGGGCGGTGCCGCTGAAACTCCCGGGCTCCGTCCGTGTCGCTGGGCATAACGAAAGCATCTCACGGCCCGCACCTCACCGTGCGCGGGGTGCGGGCCGGGGTGTCCCGCAGGTCAGGCGAGGTAGCGGTACACCGCCTGGGCGACGCAGGCGGGCTTCTCGGAGCCGGCGAGCTCGACGGTGCCGTCCACGAGCACCTGCACACCGTTGGCGACGTCGGTCACCTCGCCGAGGCTCGCCGCCAGCCGGATGTGCGAGCCGACCGGGACCGGGGCGAGGAACCGCACCT includes the following:
- a CDS encoding helix-turn-helix domain-containing protein, which produces MAVSRKSARLRFGFEVRRYRKRAGMTQQHVAKALHISQSHLSDVEVGKKGLGTEQIPRLDSVLNAGGLLAKRWQDLHREDGYAEWFRDVVTLEQEATEIRLYQSSVVPGLFQTAAYARELIQLGNPGATSVAVTEQVEARIRRQEILEAEQGAVVMAVIEEHVLRRPVGGVETMAAQLDKLLEVAIPPRVTVQVIPLDTPEHYGMDGSFALFVVPEKGHLAYTETHVSSDPRDDKAAIDGYMTIFGNLRGVALAPSASRSLIERIRREFDAQP
- a CDS encoding DUF397 domain-containing protein codes for the protein MLNREWITSSYSQGGMDNCVQARSASHYAVDVRDSQHPDHGYLSFDGAEWRAFLADAHRL
- a CDS encoding DUF397 domain-containing protein codes for the protein MLNREWITSSYSSRGADNCVQARSVSRYAVDVRDSQHPDHGNLTFESAEWRAFLAGVEVL
- a CDS encoding OsmC family protein produces the protein MGDTSGDTSGGTSAGGGDKQRVTVVTETGEGGYAQRVTVGPHELAADEPASDGGTDAGPSPYDLLLASLGTCTSMTIRMFAQRREWPLRGITVRLRHSRIHAADCENCETESGRVDYIRREIELDGDLDADQRAKLMEIADKCPVHRTLRSEVAIDTHPVGAP
- a CDS encoding NAD(P)/FAD-dependent oxidoreductase translates to MSHTVAVLGAGYAGLMAAQRLARQTRREEVRIVLVNATDRFVERVRLHQTATDQPLPARRITESVRGTGIRVRIAEVTGVDADQRRVRLTEDGVPATQDYDTLVYGLGSATGTATVPGTRAHAHTLAEWDQARSFAAHTLSRLTTEGGNVTVVGGGLTGLETATELAESRPELSVRLVTRGPLGQEFSPRGRAYLHRTMHRLGIELVDRAPVSEVLPGGMRLGDGRQLGADAVLWTAGFAVSDLARKAGLEVDDAGRITVDTTQRSVSHPEVYAVGDAAHAPGPGGRPLRMACATGGPMAWKAADAIAARLSGDEPAPLRFAFFNWCVSLGRRDGLIQFVRSDDTPRTRVLTGRAAAAYKEAVVRGAAAAPTHGWLSGPYLPRPRRRISTAQTAAPAERG
- a CDS encoding sigma-70 family RNA polymerase sigma factor; this translates as MPSDTDGAREFQRHRPRLFALAYRMLGSATEAEDAVQDTYLRWHEADRENIGTPVAWLTTVVTNLCRNRLTSARAQRERYPGPWLPEPVATGPGADHGLGPLETTEQRESVSLGLLALMERLSPSERAVFVLHEAFDHDHREIAAILDVNEPSSRQLLRRARQRLAEQRPRYDPAPQAWRQVVELFLAAANGGDLTELEQRLADDVVAYADGGGRVAAARRPVEGRDLVGRYLNGFLRNGARLYELAVAAPGTAMEMRRRPAGRPLAVLTPIEVNALPALLVLVDGTPAMVQQFQLRAGEVATIHTIANPDKLGFLTTQLRTAPLGVT